A genomic stretch from Setaria italica strain Yugu1 chromosome VII, Setaria_italica_v2.0, whole genome shotgun sequence includes:
- the LOC101770904 gene encoding uncharacterized protein LOC101770904: MMAYCNTVRQLEDKFDGLELNHVMRRFNEAADELAKAASGQGLVPAGVFISNQHKPSIRYEESKEVGNTSPIPNSEADPSDPEVMEIDANPAEGPDPLPDWRAPYLDYLIRKLLPIDNTEARRIACCAKSFIIIDWELYKQSHIGILQRYIPIEQGKALLQDIHAGACGHHATPRTLIGNIFRPGFYWPTAVADATRVVCTCEGCQFFARQTHLPA; encoded by the coding sequence ATGATGGCATACTGCAACACGGTCCGccagctcgaggacaagtttgaTGGTCTCGAGCTCAACCACGTCATGAGacgcttcaacgaggcagctgatgagctggcaaaggcggcgtccggccagGGACTAGTCCCCGCCGGTGTCTTTATCAGCAACCAGCATAAGCCCTCGATCCGCTATGAGGAGTCAAAGGAGGTTGGCAACACATCACCTATCCCAAACTCGGAGGCCGACCCCTCCGATCCTGAGGTTATGGAAATCGATGCAAATCCAGcagaggggcccgaccccctgcctgactggagagccccgtacctcgattaCCTCATTCGCAAGTTGCTCCCGATAGACAACACAGAGGCGCGAAGGATCGCCTGTtgcgccaaatccttcatcatcatcgatTGGGAGCTCTACAAGCAGAGCCATATCGGCATCCTGCAGCGCTACATCCCAATCGAACAAGGAAAGGCGCTACTCCAAGACATCCACGctggagcctgcggccaccacgccacACCAAGAACCCTCATTGGGAACATCTTCCGaccaggcttctactggccgacggcggtcgccgatgcCACCCGTGTGGTGtgcacctgcgaagggtgccaattcttcgcgcgACAAACTCACCTGCCTGCCTAG